The Candidatus Nanopelagicus abundans genome includes a region encoding these proteins:
- the thrB gene encoding homoserine kinase: MASKRASSGLTFKATMAQVSVPASSANVGPGFDCFGIALELRDRYAAQVLDDPTFDVDVTGEGADEVKKDAKNLVIKAMMHGFEHMGGKPKGIALRALNVIPHGRGLGSSASAIVGGLTLARSLVLTGEQYMSDEDLITLATELEGHPDNVAAAFYGGATIAWLENSIDASGATKSIGKAVSLKVDDRIKALLLVPDNQLATAKARKLLPETISHQDAVLNSSRAALLVHALAQRPDLLFNATEDLLHQSYRASAMPKTIALMQKLRGAGLAAVVSGAGPSVMVLYANSEDEIDQIPSLAPGFTAMKLAIAKTGAQ; this comes from the coding sequence ATGGCATCTAAGCGAGCATCAAGTGGATTAACTTTTAAAGCCACTATGGCGCAAGTCAGTGTGCCAGCAAGTAGTGCAAATGTGGGTCCAGGTTTTGATTGCTTTGGGATTGCACTAGAGCTACGAGATCGCTACGCCGCTCAAGTATTAGATGATCCAACATTTGATGTTGATGTAACTGGTGAGGGCGCAGATGAAGTTAAGAAAGATGCTAAGAATTTAGTAATTAAAGCGATGATGCACGGCTTTGAACATATGGGAGGCAAACCAAAGGGAATAGCACTTCGTGCTTTAAATGTGATTCCACATGGTCGCGGTCTTGGTTCATCTGCTAGCGCAATTGTTGGCGGATTAACTCTTGCAAGATCCTTAGTTTTAACTGGTGAGCAATATATGAGTGATGAAGACTTAATCACACTAGCAACAGAACTTGAAGGACATCCAGATAATGTAGCTGCAGCATTTTATGGTGGTGCCACTATTGCTTGGCTTGAGAACTCAATTGATGCATCCGGTGCTACTAAAAGTATTGGTAAAGCAGTTAGTTTAAAGGTTGATGATCGAATTAAGGCTCTTTTGTTAGTGCCAGATAATCAATTAGCAACTGCTAAAGCTCGAAAATTATTACCAGAAACAATTTCGCATCAAGATGCAGTTTTAAACTCATCTCGCGCAGCCCTTCTAGTTCATGCATTAGCTCAGCGCCCTGATTTATTGTTTAATGCAACTGAGGATTTACTCCATCAAAGTTACCGCGCAAGTGCAATGCCTAAAACAATTGCGCTAATGCAGAAATTACGTGGTGCTGGTTTAGCTGCAGTTGTTTCTGGTGCTGGTCCATCAGTAATGGTTTTATACGCAAATAGTGAGGATGAGATTGATCAGATTCCATCCCTAGCCCCAGGTTTTACCGCTATGAAATTAGCCATAGCCAAAACTGGCGCCCAGTAG
- the prmC gene encoding peptide chain release factor N(5)-glutamine methyltransferase, protein MKELLRAAFSQFEKNQIAAVDAELLLAHLLGISRKQIHAQDLELADGDREKLASEYSDLINQRLLGRPVQYITGSAAFRYLDLEVGEGVLIPRPESELIVDRVIGYLNSADDKDLAKSVIDLGAGSGALSIAISTEAALKGLKVSMVAVEKSAEAAAWLNKNIAKYDLPIRVVIEDVVTALPDVKADLVVANPPYIPNDEKLPIEVANYEPEIALRGGPVDGMQIPKLFIDSAARLLKSGGFFIIEHHEMQSDLVKNAMAESFNSIQTHSDLTGRDRFTSARRK, encoded by the coding sequence TTGAAAGAACTGCTTAGAGCAGCGTTTTCGCAATTTGAAAAAAATCAAATTGCAGCAGTTGATGCTGAATTATTATTAGCTCATTTACTTGGAATCTCACGAAAACAAATTCATGCTCAAGATCTAGAGTTAGCAGATGGGGATAGAGAAAAATTAGCATCTGAATACTCTGATCTAATTAATCAGCGATTACTAGGACGGCCTGTGCAATATATAACTGGAAGCGCGGCATTTAGGTATTTAGATTTAGAAGTTGGTGAGGGAGTATTAATTCCTAGGCCAGAAAGTGAATTAATTGTTGATCGAGTTATTGGTTATTTAAATTCAGCAGATGATAAAGATTTAGCAAAAAGTGTGATTGACCTAGGTGCTGGAAGTGGGGCATTAAGTATTGCAATTTCAACAGAGGCGGCGCTTAAAGGATTAAAAGTGAGCATGGTGGCAGTTGAGAAATCTGCAGAGGCAGCTGCTTGGCTTAATAAAAATATTGCTAAATATGACCTACCAATAAGAGTTGTAATTGAAGATGTAGTAACTGCGCTACCAGATGTTAAAGCAGATCTTGTAGTAGCAAATCCCCCTTATATTCCTAATGATGAAAAGCTACCAATTGAGGTAGCAAATTATGAACCAGAAATTGCTCTCCGTGGTGGGCCAGTAGATGGAATGCAAATACCCAAGCTCTTTATAGATTCAGCAGCTAGGTTGTTAAAATCAGGCGGATTTTTTATTATAGAACATCATGAAATGCAATCTGATTTAGTAAAGAATGCGATGGCTGAAAGTTTTAACTCAATTCAAACCCACTCTGACTTAACCGGCAGAGACAGATTCACAAGTGCGCGGCGAAAGTAG
- the glyA gene encoding serine hydroxymethyltransferase has protein sequence MSRFEKYYGPNFSALEKGDPEIAAVVISELTRQRNDLQLIASENFTSPSVLAAMGSTLSNKYAEGYPGKRYYGGCEEVDKVEVIGIARAKELFDAEHANLQPHSGASANIAVYQAFTKPGDTVLAMSLPHGGHLTHGSKVNFSGKWFNVVSYGVRQDNELIDYDQLRDLAIEHKPKMICSGATAYPSLVDFEKVRKICDEVGAIMWVDAAHFIGLVAGKAIPSPVPHADVVSFTTHKALRGPRGGMILCKEKHAAAIDKAIFPGMQGGPIMSAVAGKAIALKECATVEYQHYAKKVIENCKALAKDLEAEGMRAVSGGTQTHLALIDIRSTGVNGKVADERCGLSGLSLNKNSIPYDPETPAVTSGIRVGTPATTTQGMGIPEMKQIAGFIARAIKDGADENKAKVIRSQVHELTKQFPVYPEPKN, from the coding sequence ATGTCCCGCTTTGAGAAGTACTACGGCCCAAACTTTAGCGCCCTTGAAAAAGGGGATCCTGAGATCGCAGCAGTTGTAATTTCAGAGTTAACTCGCCAGCGTAATGATTTGCAATTAATTGCAAGTGAAAACTTCACGTCCCCATCAGTACTTGCTGCAATGGGATCAACGCTTTCAAATAAATATGCTGAAGGTTATCCAGGTAAAAGATATTACGGAGGTTGTGAAGAGGTTGATAAGGTTGAAGTAATTGGAATTGCTCGTGCTAAAGAATTATTTGATGCAGAGCATGCAAATTTACAACCACACTCAGGAGCTAGTGCAAATATTGCTGTCTACCAAGCTTTTACAAAACCAGGGGATACAGTGCTAGCAATGTCTTTGCCGCACGGTGGACACTTAACTCATGGTTCAAAAGTAAATTTTTCTGGCAAATGGTTTAACGTAGTTTCATACGGGGTTCGCCAAGATAATGAATTAATTGATTATGACCAACTACGGGATCTAGCAATCGAACATAAGCCAAAGATGATTTGCTCAGGTGCAACGGCTTATCCCAGCTTGGTTGATTTTGAAAAGGTTCGCAAAATATGTGATGAAGTTGGTGCAATTATGTGGGTCGATGCCGCCCACTTCATTGGTTTAGTAGCTGGTAAGGCAATTCCATCACCTGTGCCACACGCAGATGTTGTTTCATTTACCACTCACAAAGCATTACGCGGACCGCGAGGTGGCATGATTTTGTGTAAAGAAAAACATGCAGCAGCAATTGATAAAGCAATATTTCCCGGTATGCAAGGTGGGCCAATAATGAGTGCGGTAGCCGGTAAAGCAATTGCTTTAAAAGAGTGTGCAACAGTTGAGTATCAACATTATGCAAAAAAAGTAATTGAAAATTGCAAAGCACTAGCAAAAGATTTAGAAGCAGAGGGAATGCGAGCTGTTTCAGGTGGTACACAAACCCATCTAGCTCTAATTGATATTCGTTCAACTGGTGTTAACGGTAAAGTTGCTGATGAAAGATGCGGTTTATCTGGCCTATCATTAAATAAAAACTCAATTCCATATGACCCAGAAACACCAGCTGTTACCAGCGGTATTCGAGTTGGTACACCTGCAACTACTACTCAGGGAATGGGTATACCTGAGATGAAACAAATTGCTGGATTTATTGCTCGTGCGATTAAAGATGGAGCAGATGAAAACAAAGCAAAAGTGATTAGATCACAAGTTCATGAATTAACTAAGCAATTTCCAGTTTATCCAGAGCCTAAAAACTAA
- the prfA gene encoding peptide chain release factor 1: protein MERFAKVNELLAEYESLEAQMADPSIHSDQNKARSLGKRYAQLGPVIAGYRAYKAAEEDFIAGKELAEADPAFASEIAALESTKDAAAATLEELLLPRDPNDDRDVIMEIKAGAGGDESAIFAGDLFRMYSRFAEKQGWKVEVIDTTPSDMGGYKDMSIGIKSKGTPKPGQTPYAKLKFEGGVHRVQRVPETESQGRIHTSAAGVLILPEAEEIDVDINMNDLRIDVYRSSGPGGQSVNTTDSAVRITHEPTGIVVSCQNEKSQLQNKESALRILRARILAAAQEEADRIASVERKSQVRTVDRSERIRTYNFPENRLSDHRVNYKANNLDSVMDGDLEAVIQSLIDADRTAKLAAGNS, encoded by the coding sequence ATGGAAAGGTTCGCTAAAGTAAATGAATTATTAGCTGAGTATGAATCACTTGAAGCGCAGATGGCTGATCCATCTATTCACTCAGATCAAAATAAAGCACGATCACTTGGTAAAAGATATGCCCAACTTGGTCCAGTTATTGCCGGGTACCGTGCCTACAAAGCAGCCGAAGAAGATTTTATTGCTGGCAAAGAGCTTGCTGAAGCAGATCCAGCATTTGCCTCTGAAATTGCAGCATTAGAAAGTACGAAAGATGCAGCCGCCGCAACTTTAGAAGAATTATTACTACCTCGAGATCCAAATGATGATCGTGATGTAATTATGGAAATTAAAGCAGGTGCTGGTGGTGATGAATCAGCAATCTTTGCTGGTGATCTATTTCGAATGTATTCACGTTTTGCCGAAAAACAAGGTTGGAAAGTTGAAGTAATTGATACCACCCCAAGTGATATGGGTGGTTATAAAGATATGTCTATTGGTATTAAATCAAAAGGAACACCAAAACCTGGGCAAACTCCATATGCAAAACTTAAGTTTGAAGGTGGCGTGCACCGCGTGCAAAGAGTTCCAGAGACTGAATCGCAAGGAAGAATTCACACATCAGCGGCTGGTGTTTTAATTTTGCCAGAGGCTGAGGAGATTGACGTTGATATAAATATGAATGATCTTCGCATCGATGTTTATCGCTCATCAGGTCCTGGCGGACAAAGCGTTAACACAACAGACTCAGCAGTTCGAATTACCCATGAGCCAACTGGAATTGTGGTTTCTTGTCAGAATGAAAAGAGTCAGCTGCAAAATAAAGAATCAGCCCTACGTATTTTGCGCGCTCGCATACTAGCGGCTGCTCAAGAAGAGGCAGATCGTATTGCATCAGTTGAGCGAAAGAGTCAGGTAAGAACAGTAGATCGAAGTGAGCGAATTAGAACTTATAATTTTCCAGAAAATCGCCTAAGTGATCATCGAGTTAATTACAAAGCAAATAATTTAGATTCAGTAATGGATGGTGATCTAGAAGCGGTGATCCAATCATTAATTGATGCAGATCGAACCGCAAAATTAGCAGCAGGTAACTCTTGA
- the rho gene encoding transcription termination factor Rho, giving the protein MAEKKTTNRADAVELVDMALGDLKKVAGQLGIEDASTLKKAELVQSIADLQAANREAAKNEREARRMERQNNRNSRNNSTEADSNDSGPDNSSNNSSNSYGDAERSDNNRRFGNRDNNRRDRGRDRGRDRNRDRGQREEREIVIGPDDVLLPVGGLLDILDSFAFIRTGGYLPSPNDVYVSLQQVRKYGLRKGDVITGSVREPKEGERREKFSALVKVETVNGNEPDTTKERVEFSKLVPLYPQDRLRLETEPNVLTTRIIDLISPIGKGQRGLIVSPPKAGKTMVLQAIANAITTNNPECHLMVVLVDERPEEVTDMQRSVKGEVIASTFDRPADDHTTVAELAIERAKRLVELGHDVVVLLDSITRLGRAYNIAAPASGRILSGGVDSAALYPPKKFFGAARNIENGGSLTILATALIDTGSKMDEVIFEEFKGTGNMELILNRKFADKRIFPAVDVVASGTRKEEILMGTEELSIVWRLRRVLHALEPQQALELLLEKMKGTKSNVEFLLQIQKTTTGGDSPTANSSSNRENADA; this is encoded by the coding sequence ATGGCAGAAAAGAAAACCACCAATCGCGCAGATGCGGTTGAGTTAGTGGATATGGCGTTAGGTGACCTGAAGAAAGTAGCTGGTCAATTAGGTATTGAAGATGCATCCACTCTTAAGAAAGCAGAGTTAGTCCAATCTATCGCTGACCTGCAGGCCGCAAATCGTGAAGCCGCTAAAAATGAACGAGAGGCTCGTCGTATGGAACGACAAAATAATCGAAATAGTAGAAATAACAGTACTGAGGCCGATAGCAATGATTCTGGCCCAGATAACTCATCAAATAATTCCAGCAACAGCTATGGCGATGCTGAGCGCAGCGATAACAACCGCCGCTTTGGTAATCGCGATAACAACCGCAGAGATCGTGGACGAGATCGTGGACGAGATCGAAATCGTGACCGTGGTCAACGTGAAGAGCGCGAGATTGTAATTGGACCAGATGATGTGTTACTTCCAGTAGGTGGCTTACTTGATATTTTAGATAGCTTTGCGTTTATTAGAACTGGTGGATATTTACCATCACCTAATGATGTTTATGTTTCCTTGCAACAGGTTAGAAAATATGGCCTGCGTAAAGGTGATGTCATTACTGGATCTGTTCGCGAACCAAAAGAGGGTGAGCGCCGTGAGAAATTTAGTGCTTTAGTTAAAGTTGAAACAGTAAATGGTAATGAACCAGATACCACTAAAGAGCGCGTTGAATTCTCAAAATTAGTTCCGTTATATCCGCAAGACAGATTGCGGCTTGAAACAGAGCCAAACGTTCTAACCACAAGAATCATTGATTTGATTTCACCAATTGGTAAAGGACAACGTGGATTAATTGTTTCACCACCAAAGGCTGGAAAGACTATGGTTTTGCAAGCAATTGCTAACGCGATTACAACTAATAATCCAGAGTGTCACTTAATGGTTGTCTTAGTTGATGAGCGCCCTGAGGAAGTAACAGATATGCAAAGATCGGTAAAGGGTGAGGTAATTGCTTCAACTTTTGATCGACCAGCTGATGATCACACCACAGTTGCAGAACTTGCTATTGAGCGAGCAAAGAGATTAGTAGAGCTAGGTCATGATGTAGTTGTATTACTTGATTCAATTACTCGTTTAGGGCGTGCATATAACATCGCTGCTCCTGCTTCTGGTCGAATTCTTTCTGGCGGTGTTGATTCAGCAGCGCTATATCCACCAAAGAAGTTTTTTGGAGCTGCCCGTAATATTGAAAATGGCGGATCACTAACTATTTTGGCAACAGCATTAATTGATACTGGTTCAAAGATGGATGAAGTTATCTTTGAAGAGTTTAAAGGAACTGGAAATATGGAGCTTATTCTTAATCGCAAGTTTGCAGATAAGCGCATTTTCCCAGCCGTTGATGTTGTTGCATCAGGTACTCGTAAGGAAGAAATTCTTATGGGAACTGAAGAATTAAGTATTGTTTGGCGTCTGCGCCGTGTTCTACACGCACTAGAGCCACAACAAGCACTAGAACTATTACTTGAGAAGATGAAGGGAACTAAATCAAATGTTGAGTTCCTATTACAAATTCAAAAGACCACAACTGGTGGCGATAGCCCAACAGCAAATAGCTCTAGTAATAGAGAGAATGCTGACGCATAA
- the lysA gene encoding diaminopimelate decarboxylase, which yields MSSQSKYPTSLFSSNLTFTGENENSGVLAIAGCSGEKLVKEFGSPLFVIDQADFFLRAKSWRQVLDTSFGGGQLYYAAKSFICVEVAKWLKELKLGLDVCSAGELAVALAADFPASDIEFHGNNKSESEITTAIKAGVGTIVIDSFDEITRVSDIAKSLNKTQKVYLRLTPGIDAHTHEFISTAHEDVKFGFSIASGAANEAIKKCMEQSSLNLTGIHCHIGSQIFEVDGFKAAAQRLVAVLATFRDKYSKELPELNIGGGYGIAYTKDESAISPDVVIPAIASVIKAECAKAKLALPRISIEPGRAIVGPTTTTLYLVGTTKSVKLDNGSERRYISVDGGMSENIRPALYGAVYSAFLANRTSTAKLISSRVVGKHCETGDILISDINLPSDIKAGDLLAIPATGAYGRSMASNYNHISRPAVITVINGTARVILRRENEQDLLNLDVDQPPRQIS from the coding sequence ATGAGTAGTCAATCTAAATACCCAACCTCATTATTTTCTAGCAACTTAACCTTTACTGGTGAGAATGAAAATAGTGGTGTATTAGCAATAGCAGGCTGCTCTGGTGAAAAGTTAGTTAAAGAGTTTGGCTCACCATTATTTGTGATTGATCAGGCAGATTTTTTCCTAAGAGCGAAAAGCTGGCGGCAAGTTCTAGATACTTCATTTGGTGGCGGGCAGCTTTACTACGCTGCAAAATCATTTATTTGTGTTGAGGTTGCAAAATGGCTTAAGGAGTTAAAACTTGGTCTTGATGTTTGCAGCGCAGGTGAATTAGCAGTTGCGTTAGCAGCTGATTTCCCGGCAAGTGATATTGAATTTCATGGAAATAATAAATCTGAAAGTGAGATAACTACTGCAATAAAGGCAGGAGTAGGCACAATTGTAATTGACTCATTTGATGAGATAACTAGAGTTTCAGATATTGCTAAATCACTAAATAAAACTCAAAAAGTTTATCTTCGCCTTACCCCTGGTATTGATGCACATACTCATGAATTCATTTCAACTGCGCATGAGGATGTGAAATTTGGCTTCTCAATTGCATCCGGTGCCGCAAATGAGGCAATTAAAAAATGTATGGAGCAAAGTTCTTTAAATCTAACTGGAATTCATTGCCATATCGGCTCACAGATATTTGAAGTCGATGGCTTTAAAGCTGCGGCGCAGCGACTAGTAGCGGTGCTGGCAACCTTCCGAGATAAATATTCAAAGGAGTTGCCAGAGTTGAATATTGGCGGCGGCTATGGAATTGCTTATACAAAAGATGAAAGTGCAATCTCACCAGATGTAGTAATACCTGCTATTGCTTCAGTAATTAAGGCTGAGTGCGCTAAAGCAAAGTTAGCGCTGCCAAGAATTTCAATTGAGCCAGGCCGAGCAATTGTTGGCCCTACTACCACCACACTTTATTTAGTTGGTACAACAAAATCAGTAAAACTAGATAATGGATCAGAGCGACGTTATATCTCAGTTGATGGTGGGATGAGTGAGAATATTCGCCCTGCTTTATACGGCGCTGTTTACTCAGCTTTTTTAGCAAACCGAACCTCAACTGCAAAATTAATCTCAAGTAGAGTTGTCGGTAAGCATTGTGAAACTGGTGATATTTTAATTTCTGATATTAATTTACCCTCTGATATAAAAGCTGGTGATTTACTTGCTATACCTGCAACTGGTGCATATGGACGCAGCATGGCTAGTAACTACAACCACATATCAAGGCCTGCAGTTATTACAGTGATAAATGGGACTGCCCGCGTAATTTTGCGCAGGGAAAATGAGCAAGATCTGCTTAATTTAGATGTAGATCAGCCGCCACGGCAGATCTCATAA
- a CDS encoding homoserine dehydrogenase, translating into MKTLKVGMLGAGVVGSQIARLLIANKSDLASRAGANLELVSIAVKDSKLKRDGIPAALLTNDAKSIVNDPQIDLVIEVIGGIDPAKELILTALKNGKSVVTANKALLAKHGAELYAAADKANVDLYYEAAVAGAIPILRPLRESLVGDHVIRVMGIVNGTTNYILTKMDENGAAFADALKEAQALGFAESDPSADIEGFDAAAKAAILAGLAFHSRVTDNDVYREGISKITAADVKVAKAMEMVIKLLAIAELTPEGAVSVRVHPALISRTHPLASVRDSFNAVFVEAESAGQMMFYGKGAGGAPTASAILGDLVAVARHKVNGGIGPKESDYADLKIAQIGQTKTRYLIRLNVADKPGVLESVAHVFASHQVSIQTVRQTGAGDKAELIVMTHSSNESSLSATVKDLKNLPVVTDVASVLRVEGVN; encoded by the coding sequence ATGAAGACTCTTAAAGTAGGCATGCTAGGTGCTGGGGTAGTTGGCTCCCAGATCGCTCGGCTACTCATTGCCAATAAATCAGATTTAGCATCTAGAGCAGGGGCTAATTTAGAGTTGGTATCAATTGCGGTTAAAGACAGTAAATTAAAGCGCGATGGAATACCTGCCGCGCTCTTAACAAATGATGCAAAATCTATAGTTAATGATCCGCAAATTGATTTAGTAATTGAAGTTATTGGTGGGATAGATCCGGCAAAAGAATTGATTTTAACTGCATTAAAAAATGGTAAATCAGTTGTAACTGCAAATAAGGCGTTACTTGCTAAACATGGCGCAGAACTTTATGCCGCTGCCGATAAAGCAAATGTTGATTTATATTATGAAGCAGCGGTAGCTGGTGCAATTCCAATTTTAAGACCCCTGCGTGAGTCATTAGTTGGTGATCATGTAATTCGAGTTATGGGAATTGTTAACGGAACAACAAATTATATTTTGACAAAGATGGATGAGAATGGCGCAGCATTTGCTGATGCATTAAAAGAGGCTCAAGCATTGGGCTTTGCTGAATCTGATCCAAGCGCTGATATCGAAGGATTTGATGCAGCTGCAAAGGCTGCGATCTTAGCTGGCTTAGCATTTCATTCACGGGTAACTGATAATGATGTTTATCGTGAGGGAATTAGTAAAATAACTGCAGCGGATGTAAAAGTAGCAAAAGCTATGGAGATGGTAATTAAATTATTAGCAATTGCTGAGTTAACTCCAGAAGGAGCTGTCTCAGTTCGAGTTCATCCAGCATTAATATCACGCACTCATCCACTTGCTTCAGTTCGTGATTCATTTAATGCAGTTTTTGTTGAGGCCGAATCTGCTGGGCAGATGATGTTTTATGGCAAAGGAGCCGGAGGTGCGCCAACTGCTAGTGCAATATTAGGAGATTTAGTTGCAGTTGCCCGACATAAAGTTAATGGTGGTATTGGGCCAAAAGAAAGTGATTACGCAGATCTTAAGATTGCCCAAATAGGTCAGACAAAAACACGTTATTTAATTAGGCTAAATGTGGCAGATAAGCCAGGTGTATTAGAGTCAGTTGCACATGTATTCGCATCCCATCAGGTTTCAATTCAAACAGTTAGACAAACTGGCGCAGGAGATAAAGCTGAGTTAATTGTTATGACTCATAGCTCAAATGAATCATCTTTATCTGCCACAGTTAAGGATCTAAAAAACCTACCTGTAGTAACTGATGTGGCGAGTGTGCTTCGAGTTGAAGGTGTTAACTAA
- the thrC gene encoding threonine synthase, which translates to MGLFGKRGAHQWRGVIAEYRRWLPVTDQTPVISLREGGTPLVYAEVLSKMLGNEIWLKVEGTNPTGSFKDRGMTMAISKAAEDGAKAVICASTGNTSAAAAAYATKAGMQPVVLVPEGKIAMGKLAQAIAHGATLLQVKGNFDDCLTLAKQLSENYPVALVNSVNPFRIEGQKTAAFEVVDILGFAPDIHVMPVGNAGNITAYWKGYKEYKKAFMSRSLPMMWGFQAAGAAPIVKNKIVKNPETIATAIRIGNPASWDQAVAARIDSKGLIDSVTDKEILSAYRLVAAKEGVFVEPSSAAGIAGLIKKKEQKKLPKGKTIVVTVTGNGLKDVQWILNSGGKPTVIPVDMKKAAKVIGLK; encoded by the coding sequence ATGGGATTATTTGGTAAGAGAGGCGCGCACCAATGGCGTGGAGTAATTGCTGAGTATCGAAGATGGTTACCGGTCACAGATCAAACTCCAGTTATTTCACTTCGCGAAGGTGGCACACCACTTGTTTATGCCGAAGTTTTATCAAAAATGCTTGGTAATGAAATTTGGCTAAAAGTTGAAGGTACTAATCCAACAGGTTCATTTAAAGATCGTGGCATGACCATGGCAATTTCAAAAGCTGCAGAAGATGGTGCTAAAGCAGTAATTTGTGCATCAACTGGAAATACCAGCGCAGCAGCTGCTGCTTATGCAACTAAAGCTGGGATGCAGCCAGTTGTATTAGTACCTGAGGGAAAGATTGCAATGGGAAAACTTGCCCAAGCAATTGCTCATGGAGCAACACTTCTGCAAGTTAAAGGAAACTTTGATGATTGTTTAACTCTTGCTAAGCAGTTATCTGAAAATTATCCAGTAGCACTTGTTAACTCAGTTAACCCATTTCGAATTGAAGGACAAAAAACTGCTGCCTTTGAGGTTGTAGATATTTTAGGATTCGCTCCTGATATTCATGTGATGCCAGTTGGTAATGCTGGCAATATCACTGCTTACTGGAAAGGTTATAAAGAGTATAAAAAAGCTTTTATGTCACGCTCCCTACCAATGATGTGGGGTTTTCAAGCAGCTGGGGCTGCACCAATTGTTAAAAACAAAATTGTTAAGAATCCAGAGACAATTGCAACTGCAATTCGCATTGGTAACCCAGCATCTTGGGATCAAGCAGTCGCTGCTCGGATAGATTCAAAAGGTTTAATTGACTCAGTAACTGATAAAGAAATATTAAGTGCTTATCGCTTAGTGGCGGCAAAAGAAGGAGTATTTGTTGAGCCATCAAGTGCAGCGGGTATTGCCGGATTAATAAAGAAGAAAGAGCAAAAGAAGCTACCTAAGGGTAAAACAATTGTTGTAACAGTGACTGGAAATGGTTTAAAGGATGTGCAGTGGATATTAAACAGCGGTGGTAAACCAACTGTTATTCCAGTTGATATGAAGAAAGCCGCAAAAGTAATTGGACTTAAGTAA
- the rpmE gene encoding 50S ribosomal protein L31: MKKEIHPQYGETKVTCGCGEVFTTRSTKENGSIYVEVCSSCHPFYTGKQRILDTGGRVAKFQERFGKADKSGTK; encoded by the coding sequence ATGAAGAAAGAGATTCATCCACAGTACGGTGAAACCAAAGTAACTTGTGGTTGCGGTGAAGTTTTTACTACCCGCAGTACCAAAGAAAATGGTTCAATATATGTTGAAGTTTGTTCATCATGTCACCCTTTCTATACCGGCAAGCAGAGAATTCTTGATACCGGTGGCCGTGTAGCTAAGTTCCAAGAGCGATTTGGAAAGGCTGACAAGAGCGGCACTAAGTAG
- a CDS encoding L-threonylcarbamoyladenylate synthase, with amino-acid sequence MAERVLLDNLEDSKFNEAVDTAVRYIKSGEVIIAAAEHGYVYLADAFDKDAVKAIHILRGDRTNVVAQVFIGDIKVLTGITARLTQEQDNLLKAFWPGLLSVTMKSQLALSWDLGDERRLGKVNVRLPNRKFLNAILLKTGPLAAASVALTGESAILDLTQVSIYESDIGVIFDEGQLESGQLSTWIDLSENEITVIRVGDISLEQLRSIVPTISTPNL; translated from the coding sequence ATGGCTGAGCGAGTTTTACTAGATAACCTTGAAGATTCTAAATTTAATGAAGCCGTTGATACTGCAGTCAGGTATATAAAATCTGGTGAGGTAATAATTGCTGCCGCTGAGCATGGATATGTCTATTTAGCCGATGCCTTTGATAAAGATGCAGTAAAAGCAATTCATATATTGCGCGGTGATCGAACTAATGTTGTGGCTCAGGTATTTATTGGCGATATTAAAGTGCTAACTGGAATTACTGCGAGGTTAACGCAAGAGCAGGATAATTTGCTTAAGGCATTTTGGCCTGGTTTATTATCAGTAACAATGAAATCGCAACTAGCTTTAAGTTGGGATTTAGGTGATGAGCGCAGATTAGGGAAGGTAAATGTCAGGCTTCCTAATCGCAAATTTCTAAATGCAATACTTTTAAAAACTGGGCCACTTGCTGCTGCATCTGTGGCATTAACTGGTGAGAGTGCAATATTAGATTTAACTCAGGTATCAATTTATGAAAGTGATATTGGAGTTATTTTTGACGAGGGTCAATTAGAATCTGGTCAATTATCTACTTGGATAGATCTATCTGAGAATGAGATCACAGTGATACGAGTAGGGGACATCTCGCTCGAGCAATTACGGTCAATAGTTCCTACCATTTCCACCCCTAACCTTTAG